A section of the Quatrionicoccus australiensis genome encodes:
- the serS gene encoding serine--tRNA ligase, translated as MLDIQQLRSNLDAVAEGLAKRGKPIDFAEFKTLEAERKTLQSRTQDLQAMRNSLSKQIGMIKGQGGDASGVMAQVGAIGDELKASEARLGELLERFNGILATLPNIPDESVPVGSDETGNVEIKRWGTPRVFDFPVKDHTDIGEQLGQLDFTTAAKIAGARFSLLKGGLARLHRALAQFMLDTHGEQHGYTELYAPYLVNAASLNGTGQLPKFEEDLFKVLRGDQDPLYLIPTAEVPVTNIVRDEILAAESLPLKFVCHTPCFRSEAGSGGRDVRGMIRQHQFDKVELVQIVHPEQSAEAHEALTRHAETILEKLELPYRRMALCTGDMGFSAAKTYDLEVWLPAQNTYREISSCSNFGAFQARRMQARFRNDKNKTELCHTLNGSGLAVGRTLVAILENNQNADGSVTVPAVLRPYLGGLEKIEALA; from the coding sequence ATGCTCGACATCCAACAACTCCGCTCCAATCTCGACGCCGTGGCCGAAGGCCTCGCCAAGCGCGGCAAGCCGATCGACTTTGCCGAATTCAAGACGCTCGAAGCCGAACGCAAGACGCTGCAGTCCCGCACCCAGGACCTGCAGGCCATGCGCAACAGCCTCTCCAAGCAGATCGGCATGATCAAGGGCCAGGGCGGCGATGCTTCCGGCGTGATGGCCCAGGTTGGCGCGATTGGCGATGAACTGAAGGCCTCCGAGGCGCGTCTCGGCGAGTTGCTCGAGCGCTTCAACGGCATCCTGGCAACGCTGCCCAATATTCCCGACGAGTCGGTGCCGGTTGGTTCCGATGAAACCGGCAATGTCGAGATCAAGCGCTGGGGCACGCCGCGCGTTTTCGATTTTCCGGTCAAGGATCACACCGATATCGGTGAACAGCTCGGCCAGCTCGATTTCACCACCGCCGCCAAGATCGCCGGCGCCCGCTTCTCGCTGTTGAAGGGCGGCCTGGCCCGCCTGCATCGCGCGCTTGCCCAGTTCATGCTCGACACGCACGGCGAGCAGCATGGCTATACCGAACTGTACGCGCCTTACCTGGTCAATGCCGCCAGCCTGAACGGCACCGGTCAACTGCCGAAATTCGAGGAAGACCTGTTCAAGGTGCTGCGTGGCGACCAGGATCCGCTTTACCTGATCCCGACCGCCGAAGTGCCGGTGACCAACATCGTGCGCGATGAAATCCTCGCCGCCGAAAGCCTGCCGCTCAAGTTCGTCTGCCACACGCCGTGCTTCCGTTCCGAAGCCGGTTCTGGCGGGCGTGATGTGCGCGGCATGATCCGCCAGCACCAGTTCGACAAGGTCGAGTTGGTCCAGATCGTGCATCCGGAGCAATCGGCCGAGGCGCACGAAGCGCTGACCCGTCATGCCGAAACCATCCTCGAAAAGCTTGAACTGCCGTATCGCCGCATGGCGCTGTGCACCGGCGACATGGGTTTCTCCGCCGCCAAGACCTACGACCTCGAAGTCTGGCTGCCGGCCCAGAATACCTACCGCGAAATCTCGTCCTGCTCCAACTTCGGCGCCTTCCAGGCCCGCCGCATGCAGGCCCGCTTCCGCAACGACAAGAACAAGACCGAACTCTGCCACACGCTGAACGGTTCCGGTCTGGCAGTTGGTCGTACGCTGGTGGCGATTCTCGAGAATAACCAGAATGCCGACGGCAGCGTCACGGTGCCGGCAGTGCTGCGGCCTTACTTGGGCGGGCTGGAAAAGATCGAGGCGCTCGCCTGA
- a CDS encoding M14 family murein peptide amidase A: protein MSRFAYVLLVSLLLPTFSCATPAKEPARAAKTAAAKAKPAHGTGKARAAKKAAPGHTARPAAATPSTVTAAAPKPPASVPAQIPTSEDWCAAIGKRLGSVPPPLCNKLGLEAAAVVSGNGHALMSRDIAPPTRKIAQAGKPSVRARRILLIGGIHGDELTSASIVFRWLQWLDEADSEARQYHWRVIPVANPDGLLANPPQRVNSHGVDLNRNFPTPDWESDAQAYWAKKTGRDPRRFPGQKPMSEPETRWLHDEIEKFQPDVVVSVHAPYGILDYDGPAHQPRRFGHLDLNRLGIYPGSLGNYGGVHKNMPVITIELPNATSMPPAKEQREIWEDMLTWLRRNIAGKTTS, encoded by the coding sequence ATGTCCCGCTTTGCCTACGTACTCCTGGTCAGCCTGCTGTTGCCGACCTTCTCTTGCGCCACCCCGGCCAAGGAACCCGCCAGAGCAGCCAAAACCGCGGCAGCCAAGGCAAAACCGGCACACGGCACGGGCAAAGCCAGGGCAGCAAAAAAAGCCGCCCCCGGCCACACCGCACGTCCGGCAGCGGCCACACCGAGCACCGTGACAGCGGCCGCCCCCAAACCACCTGCAAGCGTCCCTGCGCAGATACCGACAAGCGAAGACTGGTGCGCCGCCATCGGCAAGCGCCTGGGCAGCGTGCCACCGCCGCTCTGCAACAAACTCGGGCTGGAAGCGGCGGCAGTTGTTTCCGGAAATGGCCACGCGCTGATGTCGCGCGACATCGCTCCGCCCACCCGCAAGATCGCCCAGGCCGGCAAGCCCTCCGTCCGCGCCCGGCGGATCCTGCTGATCGGCGGCATTCACGGCGATGAACTGACCTCCGCCTCGATCGTCTTCCGCTGGCTGCAATGGCTCGACGAAGCCGACAGCGAGGCCCGCCAGTACCACTGGCGCGTCATCCCGGTCGCCAACCCGGACGGCCTGCTCGCCAACCCGCCGCAGCGCGTCAACAGCCACGGCGTGGACCTCAACCGCAATTTCCCGACGCCGGACTGGGAAAGCGATGCGCAGGCCTACTGGGCCAAGAAAACCGGCCGCGACCCGCGCCGCTTCCCCGGCCAGAAACCGATGTCGGAGCCGGAAACGCGCTGGCTGCACGATGAAATCGAGAAATTCCAGCCCGATGTCGTGGTCAGCGTGCATGCCCCCTACGGCATCCTCGACTACGACGGCCCGGCGCACCAGCCGCGCCGCTTCGGCCATCTCGACCTGAACCGCCTCGGTATCTACCCCGGCTCGCTCGGCAACTACGGCGGCGTGCACAAGAACATGCCGGTCATCACCATCGAATTGCCCAACGCGACCAGCATGCCACCGGCCAAGGAGCAGCGCGAAATCTGGGAAGACATGCTGACCTGGCTGCGCCGCAACATCGCCGGCAAGACGACCTCCTGA
- a CDS encoding ABC transporter permease: MGFQVVVLWSDVLVWLLVAAGIGFGVLIARSPPLLAAWRRVGANRVGMAAATVLLVFIGIGLLDSLHYRVQLDGKPGEPVRYGIEVRSLLDALATPLRTRNEKTYSAPFATRLYAKESVDVPGQGSVRDYPRLKFGGAHLGANENDVAADAGFTALRAGVLALLLWLVLAGGVAARVGDGAAVDASGWRKIWRGETALAWDAVLATFGLILLAALPLFWLAGQYHVFGTDKVGQDVLYQILKSVRTGLIIGLVTTLVMLPMAVLLGIVAGYFRGWIDDLIQYVYTVLNSIPGVLLIAASVLMMQVVIDTHPQWFSTAAERADLRLLALCFILGITSWTGLCRLLRGETLKLRELEYIQAAQAFGVSNWRIIVRHILPNLMHIVIISLVMDFSGLVLAEAVLSYVGIGVDPSMTSFGTMINNARLELGREPVVWWSLAAAFTAMFILVLAANLFADAVRDAFDPRAA; this comes from the coding sequence ATGGGCTTCCAGGTCGTCGTGCTCTGGTCGGATGTGCTGGTCTGGCTGCTGGTCGCAGCCGGGATCGGGTTCGGCGTGCTGATTGCGCGCAGTCCGCCCCTGCTCGCCGCCTGGCGACGGGTTGGCGCCAACCGGGTCGGCATGGCGGCGGCGACGGTGCTGCTGGTTTTCATCGGCATCGGTCTGCTCGATTCCCTGCATTACCGCGTTCAACTCGATGGCAAGCCCGGCGAGCCGGTGCGCTACGGCATCGAGGTGCGCTCGCTGCTCGATGCGCTGGCGACGCCGCTGCGCACGCGCAATGAAAAGACCTACTCGGCGCCGTTTGCAACCCGGCTCTACGCCAAGGAAAGCGTCGATGTGCCGGGGCAGGGCAGCGTGCGCGATTATCCGCGCCTGAAGTTTGGCGGTGCACACCTCGGCGCGAACGAAAACGACGTGGCGGCCGATGCCGGTTTCACCGCCCTGCGCGCCGGCGTGCTGGCGCTGCTGCTCTGGCTGGTGCTGGCCGGTGGCGTCGCGGCCAGGGTCGGTGATGGCGCAGCGGTCGACGCCTCCGGCTGGCGCAAAATCTGGCGCGGCGAAACGGCGCTGGCCTGGGATGCGGTGCTGGCGACGTTCGGCCTGATCCTGCTCGCGGCGCTGCCGCTATTCTGGCTGGCCGGCCAGTACCACGTCTTCGGCACCGACAAGGTCGGTCAGGACGTGCTCTATCAAATCCTCAAGAGCGTGCGCACCGGCCTGATCATCGGCCTGGTCACGACGCTGGTCATGCTGCCGATGGCGGTGCTGCTCGGCATCGTCGCCGGTTATTTCCGCGGCTGGATCGATGACCTGATCCAGTACGTCTATACCGTGCTCAACTCGATTCCCGGCGTGCTGCTGATCGCCGCTTCGGTGCTGATGATGCAGGTGGTCATCGACACGCATCCGCAATGGTTTTCGACCGCCGCCGAGCGCGCCGACCTGCGCCTGCTGGCGCTTTGCTTCATTCTCGGCATCACCAGCTGGACCGGCCTGTGCCGGTTGCTGCGCGGCGAGACGCTGAAGCTGCGCGAGCTGGAATACATCCAGGCGGCGCAGGCCTTCGGCGTGTCGAACTGGCGCATCATCGTCCGCCACATCCTGCCCAACCTGATGCATATCGTGATCATCTCGCTGGTCATGGACTTCTCCGGCCTGGTCCTGGCCGAGGCCGTGCTGTCCTACGTCGGCATCGGCGTCGATCCGAGCATGACCAGCTTCGGCACGATGATCAACAACGCCCGCCTCGAACTCGGCCGCGAGCCGGTCGTCTGGTGGTCGCTGGCGGCCGCCTTCACGGCGATGTTCATCCTTGTGCTCGCCGCCAACCTGTTCGCCGACGCCGTGCGCGACGCATTTGATCCGAGGGCGGCATGA
- a CDS encoding RDD family protein, with product MAAARPFLAPVEKRLLAFALDSALLLLAALVIYGVLDALGQGPMLLIGALPILYFGYHVGALLNQRFAFGRVVAGVSVVSIRGDALTHTQAFVRSVARAILVALGFAGAFLSHQPWIIAMPCTLEVALIVLNPWRQSIADVLAGTLVVRAPEVQPHRAPAGPMFSRTDAEFGNPPKWRG from the coding sequence ATGGCAGCCGCTCGCCCCTTCCTCGCACCGGTCGAAAAGCGACTACTGGCGTTTGCGTTGGACTCGGCACTTCTGCTTCTCGCCGCATTGGTCATTTACGGTGTGCTCGATGCGTTGGGGCAAGGGCCAATGCTACTGATAGGGGCACTCCCTATCCTCTACTTTGGCTACCACGTTGGCGCACTGCTAAATCAACGCTTTGCCTTTGGTCGCGTGGTTGCAGGGGTCTCCGTCGTATCAATTCGGGGGGATGCACTGACGCATACTCAAGCGTTTGTCCGTTCAGTCGCTCGGGCAATTCTCGTGGCCCTGGGCTTCGCAGGAGCATTTCTCAGTCACCAGCCCTGGATCATTGCTATGCCTTGCACACTCGAAGTGGCGCTAATCGTTTTAAACCCATGGCGCCAGTCCATTGCCGATGTGTTGGCCGGTACATTAGTAGTGAGAGCTCCTGAGGTTCAGCCTCATCGTGCCCCTGCGGGTCCAATGTTCAGCCGCACCGACGCCGAATTCGGAAATCCACCAAAATGGCGCGGCTAA
- a CDS encoding integron integrase, with product MESSQPLTLIGRVREVIRYKHYSIRTECSYVEWVRRFVAFHGRKHPREMGAAEVRAFLSHLAADLNVAASTHQQALSALLFLYREVLGLELPWLNDLDRPKKPKRVPVVLSRAEVERLLAVLQGTHALMARLLYGTGMRLMECVRLRVKDVDFERHELTVRDGKGGKDRRTMLPLSLVVELQAHLGRVRALWEADRVAGRAGVQMPEALARKYPAAPASWGWFWAFPARSLSVDPRSGIERRHHTHEQALQRAIKQGLPGAGIAKPASTHTLRHSFATHLLESGYDIRTVQELLGHSDVSTTMIYTHVLNRGGRGVVSPLDAVR from the coding sequence ATGGAATCCAGCCAGCCCTTGACCCTCATCGGGCGTGTCCGCGAGGTCATTCGTTACAAGCACTACAGCATACGGACGGAGTGTTCTTATGTCGAGTGGGTCAGGCGTTTTGTCGCATTCCATGGGCGAAAACACCCGCGCGAGATGGGCGCGGCTGAGGTCAGGGCTTTTCTTTCCCATCTGGCGGCGGACTTGAATGTGGCTGCTTCAACGCACCAGCAGGCGTTGTCGGCGCTGCTCTTTCTCTATCGCGAAGTGTTGGGGCTTGAGTTGCCCTGGCTGAATGATCTTGACCGGCCGAAAAAGCCGAAAAGGGTGCCGGTGGTCTTGTCTCGAGCCGAGGTTGAGCGCTTGCTGGCGGTACTGCAGGGTACGCATGCCTTGATGGCCCGGCTGCTGTATGGCACTGGAATGCGCTTGATGGAGTGTGTGCGCTTGCGGGTCAAGGATGTCGATTTCGAGCGGCACGAATTGACGGTGCGCGATGGCAAAGGGGGGAAGGACAGGCGGACGATGTTGCCACTGTCGCTGGTGGTCGAATTGCAGGCCCATCTGGGGCGGGTGCGTGCTTTGTGGGAGGCCGATCGGGTGGCCGGGCGGGCCGGCGTGCAGATGCCGGAAGCGCTGGCGCGCAAATATCCCGCTGCTCCGGCTTCCTGGGGATGGTTCTGGGCTTTCCCGGCGCGCAGTCTTTCGGTCGATCCGCGTAGCGGCATTGAGCGTCGTCACCACACGCATGAGCAGGCCCTGCAACGGGCGATCAAGCAGGGGCTGCCGGGGGCGGGTATCGCCAAGCCGGCGTCGACGCACACCCTGCGCCATTCTTTCGCCACGCATCTGCTGGAATCGGGCTACGACATTCGCACTGTGCAGGAACTGCTCGGCCATTCCGATGTGTCGACGACGATGATCTACACCCATGTGCTCAATCGCGGCGGGCGCGGCGTGGTTTCGCCGCTCGATGCGGTGCGCTGA
- a CDS encoding IS110 family RNA-guided transposase — protein sequence MNIVTVGIDLAKNVFALHGIDQSGKAVFIKPKVVRGQLLEMVAQLPPCLIGMEACSGAHYWAREFSRFGHTVKLMAPKFVAPYRMSGKRGKNDAADAAAICEAVTRPNMRFVPVKDVDQQAILCLHRTRQGFIEERTALYNRLRGLISEFGIVLPQKVERLRREIGAHLEALPGWANRCVGDLLVHADRLNERIDEYDKAIAQAAKQDQRSRQLMQLPGIGPTTASALVASLGGGHDFKNGRQLAAWAGLVPGQYSSGGKARLGRITKAGDAYLRSLLVMGARAVLAGLGEKQDRFSRWARSLVERRGYWKAAVAIAAKNLRLAWAVMHYGDDFRLIDETA from the coding sequence ATGAATATTGTCACCGTAGGCATCGATCTCGCCAAGAATGTATTCGCTTTGCATGGTATTGACCAGAGCGGCAAGGCGGTTTTCATCAAGCCCAAGGTGGTTCGCGGCCAATTGCTCGAAATGGTCGCCCAGTTGCCACCCTGCCTGATCGGCATGGAAGCCTGCTCCGGCGCACACTACTGGGCAAGAGAGTTCAGCCGCTTCGGCCACACCGTCAAGCTGATGGCACCGAAGTTCGTGGCGCCGTACCGGATGAGCGGCAAGCGCGGCAAGAACGACGCCGCCGATGCCGCCGCCATCTGCGAAGCCGTCACCCGGCCGAACATGCGCTTCGTCCCGGTCAAGGATGTCGATCAACAAGCCATCCTCTGCCTGCACCGCACCCGGCAAGGCTTCATTGAAGAACGCACGGCGCTCTATAACCGCCTGCGTGGCCTAATCAGCGAGTTCGGCATTGTTCTACCGCAGAAAGTCGAACGCCTGCGCCGGGAAATCGGTGCCCACCTTGAAGCACTCCCCGGCTGGGCCAACCGCTGCGTCGGCGATCTGCTCGTACACGCCGACCGCCTTAATGAACGCATCGACGAGTACGACAAGGCCATCGCCCAAGCTGCCAAACAAGACCAACGCAGCCGGCAGCTCATGCAACTCCCCGGCATCGGCCCGACCACAGCCAGCGCCCTGGTTGCCAGCCTGGGCGGCGGTCATGATTTCAAGAACGGTCGGCAACTCGCCGCCTGGGCTGGCCTTGTTCCCGGCCAATACAGCAGTGGCGGCAAAGCGCGGTTGGGCCGAATCACCAAGGCCGGTGATGCCTACCTGCGCAGCCTGCTCGTCATGGGTGCCCGCGCCGTTCTCGCCGGCCTCGGAGAGAAGCAGGACCGGTTCAGTCGCTGGGCGAGAAGTCTGGTCGAACGACGGGGTTACTGGAAAGCGGCGGTCGCCATCGCCGCCAAGAACCTGCGACTGGCCTGGGCGGTCATGCACTACGGAGATGATTTCCGACTCATCGACGAGACCGCCTGA
- a CDS encoding CcdB family protein, with amino-acid sequence MSQFDVHRNIGRQAAQVPYVVVVQSAAFDARRRRVVVPLVAGDLLAGAVDLPASPVNPAFVVEGRRVVLNPLDIVSLSLDALGPLVASLAEEGDSVVAALDEVFSRAWG; translated from the coding sequence ATGAGTCAGTTCGACGTGCATCGCAATATCGGGCGGCAGGCGGCGCAGGTGCCCTATGTCGTGGTCGTGCAGTCGGCGGCGTTCGACGCGCGGCGCCGGCGTGTGGTCGTGCCGCTGGTGGCCGGCGATCTGCTGGCCGGTGCGGTCGATTTGCCGGCTTCGCCGGTCAATCCGGCATTCGTGGTCGAGGGGCGGCGGGTTGTGCTCAATCCGCTCGATATCGTTTCGCTGTCGCTCGATGCGCTCGGGCCGCTGGTGGCCTCGCTGGCAGAAGAGGGCGATAGCGTGGTGGCAGCGCTCGACGAAGTGTTCTCGCGGGCTTGGGGGTGA
- a CDS encoding type II toxin-antitoxin system CcdA family antitoxin — protein MKPVSPSLPAKRPVNLLLNESTVQQARVFTRNLSSTVDGLLAEFVAREQQLRQDQQQRYADVSGAWNRFEEAHGSFADEHSTL, from the coding sequence ATGAAACCCGTTTCCCCATCCTTGCCGGCCAAGCGCCCGGTGAATTTGTTGCTCAATGAAAGCACGGTACAGCAGGCGCGGGTTTTTACCCGTAATTTGTCGTCGACCGTCGATGGCCTGCTCGCCGAGTTCGTGGCGCGCGAGCAGCAATTGCGCCAGGATCAGCAGCAGCGCTATGCCGACGTTTCCGGGGCCTGGAATCGTTTTGAAGAGGCTCATGGTTCCTTTGCCGACGAGCATTCGACGCTATGA
- a CDS encoding replication-associated recombination protein A yields the protein MSDLFSQNAVDRTPQDAAAAANAPLAEQLRPQTPDEVIGQQHLLGPGKPLRLAFASGQPHSMILWGPPGVGKTTLARMMATQFQCEFIALSAVFSGIKEVREAVVQAEMWRAQGKRTILFVDEIHRFNKAQQDGFLPFVESGLFTFIGATTENPSFEVNSALLSRASVYVLKSLDEAEMGSLFDRARERSLADLEFDATARERLVGLADGDARRLLNLLEQVRTAARTAQRQTVDGEFIEETLAQSLRRFDKGGDAFYDQISALHKSVRGSSPDGALYWLTRMLDGGADPRYLARRIIRMAWEDIGLADPRAMQIANDAAATYERLGSPEGELALGQAVIYLAVAAKSNAGYMAYNQARAFVSKAGSAPVPVHLRNAPTKLMKELGYGHAYRYAHDEPEAYAAGESYLPDGMPEPGWYQPTPRGLEGKIGEKLGHLRALDQQARRRTRQNGNEGGEQ from the coding sequence ATGAGTGATTTGTTCTCGCAAAACGCGGTCGACCGTACGCCGCAGGACGCTGCCGCGGCGGCCAATGCGCCGCTCGCCGAGCAATTGCGCCCGCAAACGCCGGACGAGGTGATCGGCCAGCAGCATCTGCTTGGCCCGGGCAAGCCGCTGCGCCTGGCGTTTGCATCGGGCCAGCCGCATTCGATGATCCTGTGGGGGCCGCCCGGTGTCGGCAAGACGACGCTGGCGCGGATGATGGCGACGCAGTTCCAGTGCGAGTTCATCGCGTTGTCGGCGGTTTTTTCCGGCATTAAGGAAGTGCGCGAGGCGGTGGTGCAGGCCGAGATGTGGCGGGCGCAGGGCAAGCGCACCATCCTGTTCGTCGATGAAATCCACCGTTTCAACAAAGCGCAGCAGGACGGCTTTTTGCCGTTTGTCGAATCCGGCTTGTTCACCTTCATCGGTGCGACCACCGAAAACCCGTCGTTCGAGGTCAATTCGGCGCTGTTGTCGCGGGCCTCGGTCTATGTGCTGAAGTCGCTCGACGAGGCCGAGATGGGCTCCTTGTTCGACCGCGCCCGCGAGCGTTCGCTGGCCGATCTCGAGTTCGACGCGACGGCGCGCGAACGTCTGGTCGGGTTGGCCGACGGCGATGCGCGGCGTTTGCTCAATCTGCTCGAACAGGTGCGCACGGCGGCGCGAACCGCCCAGCGCCAGACGGTCGACGGCGAATTTATCGAAGAAACGCTGGCGCAGAGCCTGCGCCGTTTCGACAAGGGCGGCGATGCCTTCTATGACCAGATTTCGGCGCTGCACAAGTCGGTGCGCGGCTCCAGCCCGGACGGCGCACTGTACTGGCTGACCCGCATGCTCGACGGCGGTGCCGACCCGCGCTACCTGGCCCGGCGCATCATCCGCATGGCCTGGGAAGACATCGGCCTGGCCGATCCGCGCGCCATGCAGATCGCCAACGACGCGGCCGCCACCTACGAGCGTCTCGGTTCGCCGGAAGGCGAGCTGGCGCTGGGGCAGGCGGTGATCTATCTGGCCGTCGCCGCCAAGTCGAACGCCGGCTACATGGCCTACAACCAGGCACGCGCATTCGTCAGCAAGGCGGGTTCGGCGCCGGTGCCGGTGCATCTGCGCAATGCGCCTACCAAGCTGATGAAGGAACTCGGCTACGGCCACGCCTATCGCTACGCACACGACGAGCCGGAAGCCTACGCGGCCGGCGAAAGCTATCTGCCGGACGGCATGCCGGAGCCGGGCTGGTACCAGCCGACGCCGCGCGGCCTGGAAGGCAAGATCGGCGAAAAACTCGGGCATTTGCGCGCCCTCGACCAGCAGGCGCGCCGCCGTACGCGCCAGAACGGCAACGAAGGCGGCGAGCAGTAA
- a CDS encoding ABC transporter permease, which translates to MLAYIFRRLLYAVPILVGVNLITFALFFVVNTPDDMARMQLGVKRVTPEAIQKWKAERGYDKPLLFNSAVSGRSTVTETIFFEKSARMFVGDFGRAEDGRDIAREIGNRMLPSLAIALPTFILGLFVTVSFALTLAFFRATAFDFWGVVLCVAAMSVSGLFYIIGGQYLISKVWRLVPISGFGDGLDAWRFLVLPVLIGIVSGIGSSTRWYRTIFLEEVSKDYVRTARAKGLPETLVFFRHILRNALIPILTGVVVVIPLLFMGSLLTESFFGIPGLGSYTIDAINAQDFAVVRSMVFIGSLLYIVGLILTDISYTLVDPRIRFE; encoded by the coding sequence GTGCTTGCCTACATCTTCCGCCGCCTGCTGTACGCCGTCCCGATTCTGGTCGGCGTCAATCTCATCACTTTCGCGCTGTTTTTCGTCGTCAATACGCCGGATGACATGGCGCGCATGCAACTGGGCGTCAAGCGGGTCACGCCCGAGGCGATCCAGAAATGGAAGGCGGAGCGTGGTTACGACAAGCCGCTGCTGTTCAATTCGGCCGTTTCCGGGCGGTCGACCGTTACGGAAACGATCTTTTTCGAGAAGTCGGCGCGCATGTTCGTCGGCGACTTCGGGCGTGCCGAGGATGGCCGCGACATTGCGCGCGAAATCGGCAACCGCATGCTGCCGTCGCTGGCTATTGCGCTGCCCACCTTCATTCTCGGGCTGTTCGTCACGGTCAGCTTTGCGCTGACACTGGCCTTCTTTCGTGCCACTGCCTTCGATTTCTGGGGCGTCGTGCTCTGCGTCGCGGCGATGTCGGTGTCCGGGTTGTTCTACATCATCGGCGGGCAGTACCTGATCAGCAAGGTCTGGCGCCTGGTGCCGATCTCGGGTTTCGGCGACGGTCTGGATGCCTGGCGTTTCCTCGTGCTGCCGGTGCTGATCGGCATCGTGTCCGGCATCGGCTCATCCACGCGCTGGTATCGCACCATCTTTCTTGAGGAAGTCAGCAAGGATTACGTGCGCACCGCCCGCGCCAAGGGCCTGCCGGAAACGCTGGTCTTCTTCCGCCACATCCTGCGCAATGCGCTGATCCCGATCCTGACCGGTGTCGTCGTGGTCATTCCGCTGTTGTTCATGGGCTCGCTGCTGACCGAATCCTTCTTCGGCATTCCCGGCCTGGGCAGCTACACGATCGATGCGATCAATGCGCAGGACTTTGCCGTGGTGCGCTCGATGGTCTTCATCGGTTCGCTGCTCTACATCGTCGGCCTGATCCTGACCGACATTTCCTACACCCTGGTCGACCCGCGGATACGCTTCGAATGA
- the mltF gene encoding membrane-bound lytic murein transglycosylase MltF — MPFPTPAQHDLIVLTRPGPLTYSNDDNGNTLGLEHDLIEAFAQDLGVGVDYVVAGPDEFNAELGRGRYHLATAWLSPDDNPQLQATPPIWLSADVLAQNDASLPLTDKAQLAGKTVHAMAGSRQAATLHRLTGEITDLKVVEVSEGDILDLLEALGNGKVDYVVMDANLEDLATQFVPTLNTTLELSEEKPIVWLLGSRPNAELAARAKAFIERIQLDGTLARLEDRYFGHVRRLEQADIVKFMGEIEATLPRLRKHFQAAEAVTGIDWRLIASIAYHESHWDPNATSYTNVRGIMMLTEETADRMGVSNRLDPQESILAGARYLNILREQVGENIQEPDRTWLALAAYNIGPGHFNAARRLAKVLGSEDNNWFEMKRILPLLAQSKYYQRIKSSRARGGEAVILVENIRSYYDILQRNERPYLSLADKIEGMAGRLGSSPGLKLKHP, encoded by the coding sequence TTGCCGTTTCCGACGCCGGCGCAGCACGACCTGATCGTCCTGACCCGTCCCGGCCCGCTGACTTATTCAAATGACGACAACGGCAATACCCTCGGCCTGGAGCACGACCTGATCGAGGCCTTTGCGCAGGACCTCGGTGTCGGTGTCGATTATGTCGTCGCCGGCCCGGATGAGTTCAATGCAGAACTGGGCCGTGGCCGCTATCACCTGGCAACCGCTTGGCTGTCGCCGGATGACAATCCGCAACTCCAGGCCACTCCGCCGATCTGGCTGAGTGCTGACGTGCTGGCACAAAACGATGCTTCGCTGCCGTTGACCGATAAGGCGCAACTCGCCGGCAAGACCGTGCACGCCATGGCCGGTTCGCGCCAGGCGGCGACGCTGCATCGTCTGACCGGAGAAATCACCGACCTCAAGGTGGTTGAAGTCAGCGAGGGCGACATCCTCGATCTGCTTGAGGCGCTTGGCAACGGCAAGGTGGACTACGTGGTGATGGATGCCAACCTGGAAGACCTCGCCACCCAGTTCGTGCCAACCCTGAACACCACGCTCGAACTGAGCGAGGAAAAGCCCATCGTCTGGCTGCTCGGCAGCCGCCCCAATGCCGAACTGGCAGCCCGCGCCAAGGCTTTCATCGAGCGCATCCAGCTCGACGGCACGCTGGCCCGCCTCGAAGACCGCTATTTCGGCCATGTCCGCCGCCTTGAGCAAGCCGACATCGTCAAGTTCATGGGCGAGATCGAAGCCACCCTGCCCCGCCTGCGCAAGCATTTCCAGGCTGCGGAAGCGGTCACCGGCATCGACTGGCGGCTGATTGCCTCGATCGCCTACCACGAGTCGCACTGGGACCCGAACGCGACCAGCTACACCAATGTGCGCGGCATCATGATGCTGACCGAGGAAACGGCTGACCGCATGGGCGTCAGCAACCGGCTCGACCCGCAGGAAAGCATCCTGGCCGGGGCGCGTTACCTGAACATCCTGCGGGAACAGGTTGGCGAAAACATCCAGGAACCGGACCGCACCTGGCTGGCGCTCGCTGCCTACAACATCGGCCCCGGCCACTTCAATGCGGCGCGCCGCCTGGCCAAGGTGCTCGGCAGCGAAGACAACAACTGGTTCGAGATGAAGCGCATCTTGCCCCTGCTTGCCCAGTCCAAGTACTACCAGCGCATCAAGTCGAGCCGGGCGCGCGGCGGCGAAGCGGTCATTCTGGTCGAGAACATCCGCAGCTATTACGACATCCTGCAGCGCAACGAGCGCCCCTACCTGTCGCTGGCCGACAAGATCGAAGGCATGGCCGGCCGACTGGGCAGCAGCCCCGGCCTGAAACTGAAGCACCCATGA